A genome region from Sphingobium sp. CR2-8 includes the following:
- a CDS encoding SufD family Fe-S cluster assembly protein produces the protein MNASALPTRKDEDWRYSDVEAVATIWPTPAPTRIDVAAGDTARHHLLQDAGDGAAAVHDYVITIADGARCDFHVLNIGGKLGRVTFHVTIGSHAHFELNGAILGGGDQTLEIITSVTHAKPDSTSGQTIRSILGQRATGSYLGSINVARDAQRTDAFQSVKAMLLDRTATANAKPELEIFADDVKCAHGATVGELDKAALFYMASRGMDPATAKTLLLRSFVAGVFDDVADEAVKEMLEAAAIAKLEALV, from the coding sequence ATGAACGCATCGGCTCTTCCCACGCGCAAGGATGAAGACTGGCGCTATAGCGATGTGGAGGCTGTCGCCACCATCTGGCCAACGCCTGCGCCGACGCGCATCGATGTGGCGGCGGGGGACACCGCGCGCCATCATCTGTTGCAGGATGCAGGCGACGGCGCGGCGGCGGTGCATGACTATGTCATCACCATCGCCGACGGGGCGCGGTGCGATTTTCATGTGCTCAATATCGGCGGCAAGCTGGGGCGGGTGACGTTCCATGTCACGATCGGGAGCCACGCGCATTTCGAACTGAACGGCGCGATCCTGGGCGGCGGGGACCAGACGCTGGAGATCATCACCAGCGTCACGCACGCCAAGCCCGATTCGACGAGCGGCCAGACGATCCGGTCTATCCTGGGCCAGCGCGCAACGGGCAGTTATCTGGGCAGCATCAATGTCGCGCGCGACGCGCAGCGGACCGATGCGTTCCAGTCGGTCAAGGCGATGCTGCTGGACCGGACGGCCACGGCCAACGCCAAGCCGGAACTGGAAATCTTCGCCGACGACGTGAAATGCGCGCATGGCGCGACGGTGGGCGAACTGGACAAGGCGGCGCTGTTCTACATGGCGTCGCGCGGCATGGACCCGGCGACGGCCAAGACGCTGCTGCTGCGGTCGTTCGTCGCGGGCGTGTTCGACGATGTCGCGGACGAGGCGGTCAAGGAGATGCTGGAAGCCGCCGCGATCGCCAAGCTGGAGGCGCTGGTATGA
- the sufC gene encoding Fe-S cluster assembly ATPase SufC: protein MLTIDQLTNDIDGKAILKGLSLTINAGEIHAIMGPNGAGKSTLAYTLGGRPGYDVTGGSATFDGADLFDMEPHARAAAGLFLGFQYPVEIPGVSNLQFLRESLNSQKRARGEKELNGGEFIRLAKEKAGLLGLDMEMLKRPVNVGFSGGEKKRAEMVQMGILDPKLAILDETDSGLDIDALKIVGAGINAIMRKPDKAVLLITHYQRLLDYVKPDYVHVLAGGRIVKSGGPELALELEREGYAEVVAA from the coding sequence CAACGATATCGACGGCAAGGCGATCCTGAAGGGATTGTCGCTGACCATCAACGCGGGCGAAATCCACGCGATCATGGGGCCGAACGGCGCGGGCAAGTCGACGCTCGCCTATACGCTGGGCGGGCGGCCGGGCTATGACGTGACGGGCGGCAGCGCGACGTTCGACGGCGCCGACCTGTTCGACATGGAGCCGCATGCGCGTGCGGCGGCGGGGCTGTTCCTGGGCTTTCAATATCCGGTCGAGATTCCTGGCGTGTCGAACCTGCAATTTCTGCGCGAGAGCCTGAACAGCCAGAAGCGCGCGCGGGGCGAGAAGGAATTGAATGGCGGCGAGTTCATCCGGCTGGCCAAGGAGAAGGCCGGGCTGCTGGGCCTCGACATGGAGATGCTCAAGCGGCCGGTGAATGTCGGCTTTTCGGGCGGCGAGAAGAAGCGCGCGGAAATGGTGCAGATGGGGATACTCGACCCCAAGCTGGCGATATTGGACGAGACGGACAGCGGCCTCGACATTGATGCGCTCAAGATCGTGGGGGCGGGGATCAACGCGATCATGCGCAAGCCTGACAAGGCCGTGCTGCTCATCACCCATTATCAGCGGCTGCTCGACTATGTGAAGCCGGACTATGTGCATGTGCTGGCGGGCGGCCGGATCGTGAAGTCGGGCGGGCCGGAACTGGCGCTGGAACTGGAGCGCGAGGGTTATGCCGAGGTGGTCGCCGCGTGA